The Streptomyces sp. NBC_01689 genome includes a window with the following:
- a CDS encoding SRPBCC family protein, which translates to MTRVFTVSGSIVIGVPPMTVYEAVSRPSDMGRWSPENLGTTADSSGEDVAPGTTFVGRNRRGRFRWVTRCTVTAADPGRRFAFRVHAIGRTRPRLRGPIATWEYRFEPAGEGTRVTETWTDDRRAWPACMAGAFDRLVTPGRTFADFQTANIDRTLRNLRRELEQDRVV; encoded by the coding sequence GTGACCCGAGTGTTCACCGTGAGCGGCAGCATCGTCATCGGCGTCCCGCCGATGACCGTCTACGAAGCCGTGAGCCGTCCTTCCGACATGGGCCGCTGGAGCCCGGAGAACCTCGGCACGACGGCCGACTCGTCCGGCGAGGACGTCGCACCGGGGACCACCTTCGTCGGACGCAACCGGCGCGGACGGTTCCGGTGGGTCACGCGCTGCACGGTCACGGCGGCCGATCCGGGGCGTCGCTTCGCCTTCCGTGTCCACGCCATCGGGCGTACCCGTCCGCGCCTGCGTGGTCCCATCGCCACCTGGGAGTACCGCTTCGAGCCGGCCGGTGAGGGCACGCGGGTCACGGAGACCTGGACCGACGACCGGCGTGCATGGCCGGCGTGCATGGCCGGCGCCTTCGACCGGCTCGTCACGCCGGGCAGGACGTTCGCCGACTTCCAGACCGCGAACATCGACAGGACCCTGCGCAATCTCCGACGGGAGCTGGAACAGGACCGCGTCGTGTGA
- a CDS encoding ATP-binding protein, producing MELHLDEAYDGHPSCIRTARLTVKAFLTRVGTEHAARVPADTVSRAQLVVSELVTNAVRYADGSCGLNLAYRGHGVDITVWDKSPESVTVQEWDPARPGGFGLEIVRTLCGPLTVTPTPQGKQVHVRMPLSLPSGA from the coding sequence ATGGAACTGCACCTCGACGAGGCCTACGACGGCCATCCGTCCTGCATCAGAACCGCCCGCCTCACGGTGAAGGCCTTCCTCACCCGTGTGGGGACCGAGCACGCGGCCCGGGTTCCGGCCGACACCGTCAGCCGGGCGCAACTCGTCGTCAGCGAGCTCGTCACCAACGCGGTGCGGTACGCCGACGGCTCCTGCGGACTGAACCTGGCCTACCGCGGACACGGTGTCGACATCACGGTGTGGGACAAGTCCCCCGAGAGCGTCACGGTCCAGGAATGGGATCCGGCCCGGCCGGGCGGCTTCGGGCTGGAGATCGTGCGCACGCTCTGCGGCCCCCTCACCGTCACGCCGACCCCTCAGGGCAAACAGGTCCACGTCCGCATGCCCCTGTCGCTGCCTTCGGGCGCGTAG
- a CDS encoding PP2C family protein-serine/threonine phosphatase, whose protein sequence is MAPRDHDRAPLLSMAIAAERDVFSLRRHAKTIADAVGLDARDQVRLATALSELGRDLLRPAPMTATFTLEQRLTVLYVTLRWTDGRTPNGESLAAVTRLLPQTLFQPPGLPGQRPATPAAARDGWIQISCPLPVHAAPAADLDRVRTLLAADSPATAIDDLRAQTRDLMAALQEAHAQRDELERLNEELTETNAGVMAMYAELTVEHKDVVERFGEEHQLALTLQRTFLPASLPDAPGLELAVRYLPATSETEIGGDFYEAVHTPRGLLLAVGDVVGHSLQAATVMGELRHALRAYAAQSHPPHVLLRHLNHLLRLHHRGWTATVCLVVVEPGNGRVHIANAGHLPPLLVSSDGTSRYLDEHGPLLGLELRHPPATTVTIRPGDRLLMITDGLIETRDQDLCQRLEALRAAATAASAEPEALCDALLRAFATEPEDDIIVFAARLTPADPSA, encoded by the coding sequence GTGGCCCCCCGGGATCACGACCGGGCCCCGCTGCTGAGCATGGCGATCGCGGCCGAGCGGGACGTGTTCTCCCTGCGCCGCCACGCCAAGACCATCGCCGACGCCGTCGGCCTGGACGCGCGCGACCAGGTCCGGCTGGCCACCGCGCTGAGCGAACTGGGCCGCGACCTGCTGCGGCCGGCCCCGATGACCGCGACGTTCACGCTCGAACAGCGGCTCACCGTCCTGTACGTGACCCTGCGCTGGACCGACGGCCGCACTCCGAACGGCGAGTCCCTGGCCGCGGTCACCCGCCTGCTCCCCCAGACCCTGTTCCAGCCCCCCGGGCTGCCCGGCCAACGGCCGGCCACACCCGCCGCGGCGCGGGACGGGTGGATCCAGATCAGCTGCCCTCTCCCCGTCCACGCCGCCCCCGCCGCGGACCTGGACCGGGTACGTACGCTGCTGGCCGCCGACAGCCCCGCCACCGCGATCGACGACCTCCGGGCCCAGACCCGCGACCTCATGGCGGCACTGCAGGAAGCACACGCCCAGCGCGACGAACTGGAACGCCTCAACGAGGAGCTCACGGAGACGAACGCCGGCGTGATGGCCATGTACGCGGAGCTGACGGTCGAGCACAAGGACGTCGTGGAGCGCTTCGGCGAAGAGCACCAGCTCGCCCTCACCCTCCAGCGCACCTTCCTGCCCGCCTCCCTCCCGGACGCCCCCGGGCTGGAACTGGCCGTGCGCTACCTCCCCGCGACGTCCGAGACGGAGATCGGCGGCGACTTCTACGAAGCCGTCCACACACCGCGCGGCCTCCTCCTCGCGGTCGGTGACGTCGTAGGGCACTCGCTGCAGGCCGCCACCGTCATGGGCGAGCTGCGCCACGCCCTGCGCGCCTACGCCGCCCAGAGCCATCCCCCGCACGTCCTCCTGCGGCACCTCAACCATCTTCTGCGCCTGCACCACCGGGGCTGGACGGCCACCGTGTGCCTCGTCGTCGTCGAACCCGGCAACGGCCGCGTCCACATCGCCAACGCCGGTCATCTGCCGCCCCTGCTCGTCAGCTCCGACGGCACCAGCCGCTACCTCGACGAACACGGTCCGCTCCTGGGCCTGGAGCTGCGCCACCCCCCGGCCACCACCGTCACCATCAGGCCCGGCGACCGCCTGCTGATGATCACCGACGGGCTCATCGAAACCCGCGACCAGGATCTCTGCCAGCGACTCGAAGCCCTCCGCGCGGCAGCGACCGCCGCCTCCGCCGAGCCCGAAGCCCTCTGCGACGCGCTTCTGCGGGCCTTCGCGACCGAGCCCGAGGACGACATCATCGTCTTCGCCGCACGGCTCACCCCGGCAGACCCTTCCGCCTGA
- a CDS encoding NADP-dependent oxidoreductase: MQAITAPDREAGVSGLTLTDLPYPHAAENDVVVRVHAAGFTRGELDWPGTWTDRAGRDRTPSVPGHEVSGVVAELGYGTTGLTVGQRVFGLTDWARDGSLAEYVAVEARNLAPLPADVDHTTAAALPISGLTAWQGLFDHARLVAGRTVLIHGAAGAVGSIAVQLALAAGARVIGTGRPADGKDVLALGAHMFLDLEAGWAEGAGEVDVVFDVIGGDVLDRSASLVRAGGTLVSIAQPPTVRPRDGQAIFFVVEPDRARLADLAQRVRDGRLDVRVGAVRPLAEAVAAFAPGQRVPGRTIIRVADDPR, encoded by the coding sequence ATGCAAGCCATCACCGCCCCAGACCGCGAAGCCGGAGTCAGCGGGCTGACCCTGACCGACCTGCCGTATCCCCATGCCGCCGAGAACGACGTCGTCGTGCGGGTGCACGCGGCGGGATTCACCCGTGGAGAGCTCGACTGGCCCGGAACCTGGACGGATCGCGCCGGCCGGGACCGGACTCCGAGCGTGCCCGGACACGAGGTCTCGGGCGTCGTGGCGGAACTCGGTTACGGAACCACCGGTCTCACCGTCGGCCAGCGGGTCTTCGGACTCACCGACTGGGCCCGGGACGGCTCGCTGGCCGAGTACGTCGCCGTGGAAGCCCGTAATCTCGCGCCCCTGCCCGCCGACGTCGACCACACGACCGCGGCCGCCCTGCCGATCTCCGGACTGACCGCCTGGCAGGGCCTGTTCGACCACGCACGGCTCGTGGCGGGCCGGACCGTCCTGATCCACGGCGCCGCGGGTGCCGTCGGCTCGATCGCGGTGCAGCTCGCGCTGGCGGCCGGTGCCCGGGTGATCGGCACCGGTCGGCCCGCCGACGGGAAGGACGTCCTCGCGCTGGGCGCGCACATGTTCCTGGATCTCGAGGCCGGCTGGGCGGAGGGCGCCGGAGAGGTCGACGTCGTCTTCGACGTGATCGGCGGTGACGTCCTCGACCGCTCGGCTTCGCTCGTACGTGCCGGCGGCACGCTCGTCTCGATCGCCCAGCCGCCCACCGTCCGCCCCAGGGACGGACAGGCGATCTTCTTCGTCGTCGAACCCGACCGGGCACGTCTCGCGGACCTGGCGCAGCGGGTCAGGGACGGGCGGCTCGACGTACGGGTCGGCGCGGTCCGCCCGTTGGCCGAGGCGGTCGCCGCCTTCGCCCCCGGGCAGCGTGTCCCCGGCAGGACGATCATCAGGGTCGCCGACGACCCCCGATGA
- a CDS encoding SpoIIE family protein phosphatase: MGSSAETAVSEPRTALDTVCPAIALLDSQGTVVGWSQTAQRLVGYSAAEMVGRPAGVLLAAADDRAKASRTALGETRRCAWSDLARVRHRDGRGIDVRLCVSSLSGQDGQDWWVVCATDRTLLPAWPTEATVAEPLLATLPLRSCPPIGVVVRDTHLRCIQVNDTQGSKDGIPLRRRLGRRLTEAAPGSEAETLEAVMHQVLASGDPAINVDYQAFLPAKERGGRTLTASYFRLDDARGRVLGVCVVSVDVTDGRRARERLAVLGEASRRIGTTLDVMRTAQELAALAVPFLADYTTVDLAESVPLGEEPLAHLGPRDGRIPAFRRAGLASIHPGTPESLFARGEPVFVPPTSPFTGVLRSGRSHFEPVLDNSPGGRLDQLDPARAQKIREHAMHSLMVVPIHARGAVLGVAVFVRTEDPRPFEEDDLLLAEELVSWAALALDNARQYARERSAALALQRLLHPHHPTGGIAADVAWRYLPADSHHGIGGDWFDVIPLSGARVALVVGDVVGHGINAAAKMGQLRTALHTLADTDMPPDEVLSRLDEQVIRFTEAEDPRRPGTTMMAATCLYAVYDPVTRICTMARAGHPPPAVIDPRGHVTFPDLPAGAPLGLGLAPFESATLELAEGSVLAFYTDGLVEGRHQDISAGMNRLGTALARPGLTLDALCSSTVDTLRVEPPGDDVTLLLARTRSLSADQVASWRFPSDPAVVSSARTLAARQLTQWGLDHLAESTELIVSELLTNAIIHGNGNGNGGCHSDCRSDRTVGLRLLRHSMLTCEVSDAGHSHPLVRHPRSTDEHGRGLFLVTQLSRRWGTRRIPDGKIIWADQRLPAGA; the protein is encoded by the coding sequence ATGGGCAGTTCCGCTGAGACAGCGGTCTCCGAGCCTCGGACGGCTCTCGACACAGTCTGCCCGGCGATAGCGCTCCTCGACTCCCAGGGGACCGTGGTCGGATGGTCGCAGACCGCTCAGCGACTGGTGGGCTACTCGGCCGCGGAGATGGTCGGGCGCCCGGCCGGTGTCCTGCTGGCGGCAGCCGACGACCGGGCGAAGGCTTCACGGACCGCGCTGGGGGAGACCCGCCGGTGCGCCTGGTCCGACCTCGCGCGGGTGCGTCACCGCGACGGCCGCGGCATCGATGTGCGCCTGTGCGTGTCGTCCCTGTCCGGACAGGACGGCCAGGACTGGTGGGTGGTCTGCGCGACCGACAGGACGTTGCTTCCCGCATGGCCGACCGAGGCCACGGTGGCGGAGCCGCTCCTCGCCACGCTGCCGCTGCGGAGCTGCCCCCCGATCGGTGTCGTCGTACGGGACACCCACCTGCGCTGCATCCAGGTGAACGACACCCAGGGCTCCAAGGACGGCATCCCGCTCCGCAGGCGGCTGGGCCGCAGGCTGACGGAGGCGGCTCCCGGGAGCGAGGCCGAGACGCTGGAGGCGGTGATGCACCAGGTGCTGGCGAGCGGCGACCCGGCGATCAACGTGGACTACCAGGCCTTCCTGCCGGCGAAGGAGCGCGGCGGGCGCACCCTCACGGCGTCCTACTTCCGCCTCGACGACGCGCGGGGACGCGTGCTGGGTGTGTGCGTCGTGAGCGTGGACGTCACGGACGGCCGACGGGCGCGAGAGCGTCTGGCCGTCCTCGGTGAGGCCAGCAGGCGCATCGGCACGACTCTGGACGTCATGCGGACCGCCCAGGAACTGGCCGCTCTCGCCGTGCCGTTCCTCGCGGACTACACCACCGTCGACCTGGCGGAGTCCGTCCCGCTCGGCGAGGAACCCCTGGCCCATCTCGGCCCACGGGACGGGCGCATCCCCGCCTTCCGCCGTGCGGGCCTGGCCTCGATCCACCCGGGAACACCGGAATCCCTGTTCGCACGCGGAGAACCGGTCTTCGTCCCGCCCACCTCCCCCTTCACCGGTGTCCTGCGCTCCGGGAGATCCCACTTCGAGCCGGTACTGGACAACTCTCCGGGCGGCCGGCTCGACCAACTCGACCCGGCGCGGGCGCAGAAGATCCGCGAGCACGCCATGCATTCGTTGATGGTCGTCCCGATCCACGCCCGGGGCGCGGTGCTGGGCGTGGCGGTCTTCGTGCGGACGGAGGACCCCAGGCCGTTCGAGGAGGACGACCTGCTGCTGGCCGAGGAGCTCGTCAGCTGGGCGGCGCTGGCCCTGGACAACGCGCGCCAGTACGCGCGCGAGCGCTCCGCGGCTCTCGCCCTGCAACGCCTGCTGCACCCTCACCACCCCACGGGCGGCATCGCCGCCGACGTGGCCTGGCGCTACCTGCCGGCCGACAGCCACCACGGCATCGGGGGCGACTGGTTCGACGTGATCCCCCTCTCCGGCGCGCGCGTCGCCCTGGTCGTCGGCGACGTGGTCGGACACGGCATCAACGCGGCGGCGAAGATGGGCCAGCTCCGCACCGCCCTGCACACCCTCGCGGACACGGACATGCCCCCCGACGAGGTACTGTCCCGCCTCGACGAACAGGTCATCCGCTTCACCGAGGCGGAAGACCCCCGGCGCCCGGGCACCACCATGATGGCGGCCACGTGCCTGTATGCCGTCTATGACCCGGTCACCCGCATCTGCACCATGGCGCGGGCCGGTCACCCCCCGCCCGCGGTCATCGACCCGCGTGGCCACGTCACCTTCCCCGACCTGCCCGCCGGAGCGCCGCTCGGCCTCGGACTGGCCCCCTTCGAGTCCGCCACCCTGGAACTGGCCGAAGGAAGCGTGCTCGCCTTCTACACCGACGGTCTGGTCGAAGGCCGCCACCAGGACATCAGCGCCGGCATGAACCGCCTGGGCACGGCCCTCGCGCGCCCCGGCCTCACACTGGACGCCCTGTGCTCCTCGACGGTGGACACGCTGCGGGTCGAGCCGCCGGGCGACGATGTCACGCTGCTTCTCGCGCGGACCCGCTCGCTGAGCGCGGACCAGGTCGCCTCGTGGCGGTTCCCCAGCGACCCCGCCGTCGTCAGCAGCGCCCGAACGCTCGCCGCCCGGCAGCTGACCCAGTGGGGACTGGACCACCTGGCCGAGTCGACAGAACTGATCGTCAGCGAACTGCTCACCAACGCCATCATCCACGGCAACGGCAACGGCAACGGCGGGTGCCACAGCGACTGCAGGAGCGACCGGACGGTCGGCCTACGTCTCCTCCGGCACTCGATGCTGACCTGCGAGGTCTCCGACGCCGGCCACAGTCACCCACTGGTACGGCACCCCCGTTCCACCGACGAACACGGCCGCGGCCTCTTCCTCGTCACCCAGCTGTCGCGCCGATGGGGGACCCGGCGCATCCCTGACGGCAAGATCATCTGGGCTGATCAGCGCCTGCCCGCCGGTGCTTGA
- a CDS encoding metallophosphoesterase family protein, translated as MSDSSRDTARGAGWGSPEPGDYKGLMPARVEKLSWLDPRTMWPARNGVLASWFGDPTGRTRARWVEQRRNAGAPADAVVRRDEPDRFSFMVIGDTGEGDEPQYAVVPGFLKVSQGSSFAVLASDVIYPVGDLDDYGTKFHRPYRDYPAPVYAVPGNHDWYEDLHGFMRVFCDAPALAPEDGTRRTARERLRSLLWHRPDKGDEQRLAEARQLRSDPAQQAVQPGPYWAIDAGPVRIIGIDTGLLGTIDAEQGRWLREVSAGDTPKILITGSPLYVDGEHHPCAIEGGGTVDDIVRDPAHHYVAAIGGDIHNYQRYPVRVGDRTVQYVVAGGGGAFMHATHTIPRVSVAGVTEADFRCYPLRGDSLAFYSGLYGRRLRMRRLFTLTEEQSMAVMAERLGIPPIRSAGAPVQVTRRHRLVAALLGAGRRPGRAARLRLPVRKAYTQVLSPGSATYSPPFFKSFLRLDVTPSSVRLRCFAATGNREQEIDPPVEDEVVIPLPGVSVERPDRASVRGASS; from the coding sequence ATGTCCGACTCTTCACGCGACACCGCCCGGGGCGCCGGCTGGGGCAGCCCGGAACCCGGTGACTACAAAGGCCTGATGCCCGCCCGCGTCGAGAAGCTCTCGTGGCTCGACCCCAGGACGATGTGGCCCGCGCGCAACGGCGTGCTGGCCTCATGGTTCGGGGACCCCACGGGCCGTACCCGTGCCCGGTGGGTGGAGCAGCGCAGGAACGCGGGCGCGCCCGCCGACGCGGTGGTGCGGCGCGACGAGCCCGACCGTTTCTCCTTCATGGTCATCGGGGACACCGGCGAGGGCGACGAGCCCCAATACGCTGTGGTGCCGGGCTTCCTGAAAGTCAGTCAGGGTTCGAGCTTCGCGGTCCTCGCGAGTGATGTGATCTATCCGGTCGGCGATCTCGACGACTACGGGACGAAGTTCCACCGGCCGTACCGCGACTACCCGGCCCCCGTCTACGCCGTACCCGGCAACCACGACTGGTACGAGGATCTCCACGGGTTCATGCGGGTCTTCTGTGACGCGCCGGCCCTCGCGCCGGAAGACGGTACGCGGCGAACGGCACGGGAGCGGCTGCGTTCGCTGCTGTGGCACAGGCCGGACAAGGGTGACGAGCAACGGCTCGCAGAGGCACGGCAGTTGCGGTCCGACCCGGCCCAACAAGCGGTCCAGCCGGGCCCGTACTGGGCCATCGACGCCGGTCCGGTGCGGATCATAGGCATCGACACCGGCCTCCTGGGGACGATCGACGCCGAGCAGGGGCGCTGGCTGCGGGAGGTGTCCGCGGGTGACACCCCGAAGATCCTGATCACCGGATCCCCCCTGTACGTGGACGGGGAGCACCACCCGTGCGCGATCGAGGGCGGGGGCACCGTCGACGACATCGTGCGCGACCCCGCGCATCACTACGTCGCGGCGATCGGGGGCGACATCCACAACTACCAGCGCTATCCCGTCCGGGTCGGCGACCGCACCGTGCAGTACGTGGTCGCGGGCGGCGGCGGGGCGTTCATGCACGCCACGCACACGATCCCGCGCGTCTCCGTCGCCGGGGTCACCGAGGCCGACTTCCGGTGCTACCCGCTCCGCGGCGACTCGCTGGCCTTCTACAGCGGGCTCTACGGGCGCCGGCTGCGGATGCGCCGGCTGTTCACCCTCACCGAGGAGCAGTCCATGGCCGTCATGGCGGAGCGGCTCGGAATCCCGCCGATCCGATCCGCGGGGGCGCCGGTCCAGGTCACCCGGCGGCATCGGCTGGTCGCGGCGCTGCTGGGCGCGGGCCGGCGGCCCGGCCGCGCCGCGCGGCTGCGTCTGCCGGTGCGCAAGGCGTACACCCAGGTCCTCTCGCCGGGCTCGGCGACCTACAGTCCGCCGTTCTTCAAGTCGTTCCTGCGTCTGGACGTCACCCCGTCCTCGGTCCGGCTGCGCTGCTTCGCCGCCACCGGCAACCGGGAGCAGGAGATCGACCCGCCGGTCGAGGACGAGGTGGTCATCCCGCTGCCGGGCGTGTCCGTGGAGCGGCCGGACCGTGCGTCGGTGCGGGGCGCGTCGTCCTGA
- a CDS encoding STAS domain-containing protein has protein sequence MAGKDVASRLVGLLTVRGEDLAADWADNVTGSLGGRVSRAEVERELQELYGALVAALGHGELDARGEAFGEVRALLTELSRNRARQGFTPSETAIGVLALKQVLEPSLTDEGGDVQAYLGFAALLDALGLFTIEVYSRTREELIGAQAEQLLELSTPVVKLWDGVIGVPLVGTLDSSRTLVVMEKMLQALIDTGSEQAIIDITGVPAVDTEVAQHLLKTVVAARLMGAECTISGIRPQIAQTIVALGIDFGDIVTKATLADALRHALRRSGVTFSRPAAQVTAR, from the coding sequence GTGGCTGGTAAGGATGTAGCAAGCCGTCTGGTGGGGCTGCTGACAGTCCGTGGCGAGGACCTCGCCGCGGACTGGGCGGACAACGTGACCGGCTCCCTCGGGGGGCGGGTGAGCCGCGCGGAGGTCGAACGGGAGCTGCAGGAGCTGTACGGCGCGCTGGTGGCCGCCCTCGGCCACGGGGAACTCGACGCCCGCGGGGAGGCGTTCGGCGAGGTCCGGGCGCTGCTCACCGAGTTGTCGCGCAACCGGGCCCGGCAGGGGTTCACCCCTTCGGAGACGGCCATCGGCGTCCTGGCCCTCAAGCAGGTACTGGAGCCGTCCCTCACCGACGAGGGCGGCGACGTGCAGGCCTATCTCGGCTTCGCCGCCCTGCTCGACGCCCTGGGCCTGTTCACCATCGAGGTCTACTCCCGTACCCGTGAGGAGCTGATCGGTGCCCAGGCCGAGCAGCTGCTCGAACTGTCCACGCCGGTGGTCAAGTTGTGGGACGGGGTGATCGGTGTCCCCCTGGTGGGGACGCTGGACTCCTCCCGCACGCTGGTGGTGATGGAGAAGATGCTGCAGGCCCTCATCGACACCGGGTCCGAGCAGGCGATCATCGACATCACCGGGGTGCCCGCGGTGGACACCGAGGTCGCCCAGCACCTCCTGAAGACCGTGGTCGCGGCCCGGCTGATGGGCGCCGAGTGCACCATCTCCGGCATCCGCCCGCAGATCGCGCAGACCATCGTCGCGCTGGGCATCGACTTCGGTGACATCGTGACGAAGGCCACCCTCGCCGACGCGCTGCGCCACGCCCTGCGCCGCTCCGGCGTCACCTTCTCGCGCCCCGCCGCGCAGGTGACGGCCCGGTGA
- a CDS encoding ATP-binding protein, whose translation MTPLVNCEDVAWFRDEPQAARGAAAALGRRIGLDEHRTAELVLAVTELATNMAKHSQDGSLVLRVLRTPQVAGVEVVVVDQGPGMADVATALRDGTSSTGTLGIGLGAVQRLADTFDIHSRPGLGTVQLARFWPRPLPFPPDAEPAIGGITRPISGETACGDAWATRTDDGTHTARAPSPPAGERGTSTAPPVLDWSAVTRPHLPGRTAPAADRTASAARTPSDRTASAARTPSDRSGSAGRSALVRSAVPGPGRAVLVMSCDGLGHGPMAALAGQAAAQALRTSTARTPEEIMQHVHRALRGTRGAAVAIARIEADGRVLFCGVGNVTAAVVTAGARANLLSHPGIVGHQMRQLRTYEQHMPAHAALVLHSDGLSDRWTPGDLSGLLPHRPAVIAAGLLRLAGTRRDDASVVVARGPR comes from the coding sequence ATGACGCCGCTGGTGAACTGCGAGGACGTGGCCTGGTTCCGTGACGAGCCGCAGGCCGCCCGCGGCGCCGCCGCCGCGCTGGGCCGGCGTATCGGGCTGGACGAACACCGCACCGCGGAACTGGTGCTGGCGGTGACGGAACTGGCCACCAACATGGCCAAGCACTCCCAGGACGGGTCCCTCGTCCTGCGCGTGCTGCGCACCCCGCAGGTCGCGGGGGTCGAGGTGGTGGTCGTGGACCAGGGGCCCGGGATGGCCGACGTGGCCACGGCGCTGCGCGACGGTACGTCGAGCACCGGCACCCTCGGGATCGGGCTGGGCGCGGTCCAGCGCCTGGCCGACACCTTCGACATCCACTCCCGACCCGGCCTCGGGACGGTGCAGTTGGCCCGTTTCTGGCCCCGGCCTCTCCCCTTCCCTCCGGATGCCGAGCCCGCGATCGGCGGGATCACCCGGCCCATCAGTGGCGAGACCGCCTGCGGCGACGCCTGGGCCACCCGCACCGACGACGGGACGCACACCGCCCGGGCCCCGTCGCCTCCGGCGGGCGAGCGCGGCACCTCCACGGCGCCCCCCGTGCTGGACTGGTCGGCCGTGACCCGACCCCACCTCCCGGGCCGTACGGCGCCGGCCGCCGACCGGACCGCTTCCGCCGCGCGCACTCCGTCTGACCGCACCGCTTCCGCCGCGCGCACTCCGTCGGACCGCTCCGGGTCCGCCGGCCGCTCCGCGCTGGTGCGTTCGGCCGTGCCCGGGCCGGGACGGGCCGTGCTGGTGATGTCGTGCGACGGGCTGGGCCACGGCCCGATGGCCGCCCTGGCCGGACAGGCCGCCGCACAGGCGCTGCGCACCAGCACCGCACGCACCCCGGAGGAGATCATGCAGCACGTCCACCGCGCGCTGCGGGGCACCCGCGGGGCAGCGGTGGCCATCGCGCGGATCGAGGCGGACGGACGCGTGCTGTTCTGCGGCGTCGGGAACGTCACCGCCGCCGTCGTCACCGCGGGCGCCCGGGCGAACCTGCTCTCCCACCCCGGCATCGTGGGCCATCAGATGCGCCAACTGCGCACCTACGAGCAGCACATGCCCGCGCACGCCGCTCTCGTCCTGCACTCCGACGGTCTCAGTGACCGCTGGACGCCGGGTGACCTGTCCGGCCTGCTCCCGCACCGGCCCGCCGTGATCGCGGCCGGACTGCTGCGCCTGGCCGGAACCCGGCGGGACGACGCCAGTGTGGTGGTCGCCAGGGGCCCGCGGTGA
- a CDS encoding PRC-barrel domain containing protein, which yields MSSTVWEYPADSGYTAGTSLAGFKVEATDGSVGKVEKHFEGAEGAEGTEAAYLVVNTSSWLFGKLCLLPAGAIRRLDMDEQRIHVDLTLEQVGHAPGFNEDKHLHDAEYHRIVGDYYDRRLRG from the coding sequence ATGAGCTCAACTGTCTGGGAATACCCGGCGGATTCCGGATACACAGCCGGTACGAGCCTGGCCGGCTTCAAGGTCGAAGCGACCGACGGAAGCGTCGGCAAGGTCGAGAAGCATTTCGAAGGCGCCGAGGGCGCCGAAGGAACGGAAGCGGCGTACCTCGTCGTGAACACGAGTTCATGGCTCTTCGGGAAACTGTGCCTGCTCCCCGCCGGAGCCATCCGCCGTCTGGACATGGACGAGCAGCGGATCCACGTCGACCTCACCCTTGAACAGGTCGGGCACGCCCCCGGATTCAACGAGGACAAGCACCTCCACGACGCGGAGTACCACCGGATCGTGGGCGACTACTACGACCGCCGGCTACGGGGCTGA
- a CDS encoding STAS domain-containing protein, giving the protein MSERVPVLQIGQVLLVSIQTDLDDHAVMNLQDDLAAKVVDSGAHGVVIDITAVEIVDSFVGRMLSTIASISRMLDAQTVVVGMRPAVAITLVELGLSLGGVATALTLDKGLRVLERSHARVRGEQDGAADPAPDAAPTFAAGL; this is encoded by the coding sequence GTGAGTGAGCGGGTACCGGTCCTGCAGATCGGGCAGGTACTGCTGGTCTCGATCCAGACCGATCTGGACGACCACGCGGTGATGAACCTTCAGGACGACCTGGCCGCCAAGGTGGTGGACTCCGGGGCGCACGGGGTGGTCATCGACATCACCGCGGTGGAGATCGTGGACTCCTTCGTGGGCCGGATGCTGTCCACGATCGCCTCGATCTCGCGGATGCTGGACGCGCAGACCGTGGTGGTGGGCATGCGCCCGGCCGTCGCGATCACCCTGGTCGAACTGGGCCTGTCGCTCGGCGGGGTCGCCACCGCGCTGACCCTGGACAAGGGCCTGCGGGTTCTGGAGCGTTCGCACGCACGGGTGCGGGGCGAGCAGGACGGCGCGGCCGACCCGGCGCCGGACGCGGCGCCCACCTTCGCGGCTGGACTGTGA
- a CDS encoding anti-sigma regulatory factor, translating into MNAPAGGAAEVLAITANDGVVLARQKARALAQQCRLSLVEQTKLVTAASELARNTLIYGGGGTMTAALVEERGRRGVRLVFTDQGPGIADVDLAMTDGWTSGSGMGLGLSGSRRLVDDFALDTAPGAGTTVTVTKWAR; encoded by the coding sequence GTGAACGCGCCGGCGGGCGGCGCCGCGGAGGTGCTGGCGATCACGGCGAACGACGGCGTGGTGCTGGCCCGGCAGAAGGCGCGCGCGCTCGCTCAGCAGTGCCGGCTCTCTCTGGTGGAGCAGACCAAGCTGGTCACCGCGGCCAGTGAACTGGCCCGCAACACCCTGATCTACGGCGGTGGCGGCACCATGACCGCGGCCCTCGTCGAGGAGCGGGGCCGGCGCGGCGTACGGCTGGTCTTCACCGACCAGGGGCCCGGGATCGCCGACGTGGACCTGGCCATGACCGACGGCTGGACCTCGGGCAGCGGCATGGGCCTCGGCCTGTCCGGCTCCCGACGCCTGGTCGACGACTTCGCCCTGGACACCGCGCCGGGTGCCGGCACCACCGTCACCGTCACCAAGTGGGCCCGATGA